In a single window of the Labilithrix sp. genome:
- a CDS encoding Uma2 family endonuclease produces the protein MYAPGKDDPLPPVDERAVQPETREEMIDGQIVLTEPADDPHAVTNGDLAMLLAAHATASYRAAVDLLTRTDKKNDFAPDASVFPAERDPVTGGRLLERLAFEICDTQSRARITAKAAKLAARGVPRVFCIDVNEFEVLEWSRESNGWRLLSLDGAIEDECLVRPLAIAALLDAIERDNEVARALLTKENPILMQRLASERRAGHRDGIRQGRQEGKRKGIEEGTRKGIEEGTRKGIEEGIRESVRVQCQELGIELSPEREASLTGMDEHALRALIGAIARTRAWPT, from the coding sequence ATGTATGCACCGGGGAAGGACGATCCGCTTCCTCCGGTCGACGAGCGCGCCGTCCAGCCGGAGACGCGCGAAGAGATGATCGACGGGCAGATCGTCCTCACCGAGCCGGCGGACGATCCGCATGCCGTCACGAACGGCGACCTCGCGATGCTGCTCGCTGCGCACGCGACGGCGAGCTACCGCGCCGCGGTCGACCTCCTCACGCGGACGGACAAGAAGAACGACTTCGCGCCCGACGCCAGCGTCTTCCCCGCGGAGCGGGATCCGGTGACAGGCGGCCGGCTCCTCGAACGCCTCGCGTTCGAGATCTGCGATACGCAATCGCGCGCCCGAATCACGGCGAAGGCGGCGAAGCTGGCAGCGCGCGGCGTGCCACGCGTCTTCTGCATCGACGTGAACGAATTCGAGGTCCTCGAATGGTCGCGAGAGTCGAACGGCTGGCGCCTGCTCAGCCTCGACGGCGCGATCGAGGACGAGTGCCTCGTGCGCCCGCTCGCCATCGCTGCCCTCCTCGACGCGATCGAGCGCGACAACGAGGTCGCGCGCGCCTTGCTGACGAAGGAGAACCCGATCCTCATGCAGCGCCTCGCGAGCGAGCGCCGCGCCGGCCATCGCGATGGAATCCGCCAAGGACGGCAAGAAGGCAAGCGCAAGGGCATCGAAGAGGGCACGCGCAAGGGCATCGAAGAGGGCACGCGCAAGGGCATCGAAGAAGGCATCCGCGAGAGCGTGCGCGTACAGTGTCAGGAGCTCGGGATCGAGCTCAGTCCCGAACGCGAGGCCAGCCTCACCGGAATGGACGAGCACGCCCTCCGCGCGCTCATCGGGGCGATCGCGCGAACGCGCGCGTGGCCCACGTAA
- a CDS encoding transglycosylase SLT domain-containing protein, with protein MEPRPVFAAIGLFFGGLIVGSAGGGSREGSAHAATTGPDGKPELTARAQAARGLVSPALRRTTSRGGDLDPTPAAGGGRCAIRSSAHRPDAMTRADDALHGLKLPALPIVHPTLVMRYVQYFTESYEGRKNFAESVRRSGRFQELIAKTLRERGLPADLAAVVLIESGFSTDAVSSAGAAGLWQFMPSTARAYGLAIESTIDERASIWRSTEAAAHHLSDLYERFRSWDLALAAYNIGYEGLERRLDEADTDDFWTLADTPDVLPKETADYVPKVLAAALILQNLEELGFGDIDRLAPIDAGELDVAGGTDLATVARAAGTSVRVLRELNPELLSDIVPDRGERTTLHVPRAGVSRARVMLPKLSADPDGAPRVSDDFDWGRDDVRSGRSRLERTSAITRTRTKRRVKRHSVAIESASTARAEHTAKSKPRDRAADAPAEERTDTRDARDARDTRDARDTRDARDAEHETRSEAASREARPTDEPSAEARTLDEPSDRAPTQPEPPPAAVVTTERVFYRVVPGDSVAQIAATVGLTVDQLLAQAHVSTADQIKVGALLDLRVPKDGVSESRRPLAR; from the coding sequence ATGGAGCCCCGTCCGGTCTTTGCGGCGATCGGTCTGTTTTTCGGCGGTCTCATCGTCGGCTCGGCCGGCGGTGGGAGCCGGGAAGGCAGCGCGCACGCGGCGACGACGGGGCCGGACGGGAAGCCCGAGCTCACCGCGCGCGCCCAGGCGGCGCGCGGTCTGGTCTCGCCCGCGCTGCGACGGACCACGAGTCGGGGCGGCGATCTCGATCCGACTCCGGCCGCCGGCGGCGGGCGCTGCGCGATCCGCAGCTCCGCGCACCGGCCCGACGCGATGACCCGGGCCGACGACGCGCTCCACGGGCTGAAGCTCCCCGCGCTGCCGATCGTGCACCCGACGCTCGTGATGCGGTACGTGCAGTACTTCACCGAGAGCTACGAAGGCCGGAAGAACTTCGCGGAGTCGGTGCGCCGGAGCGGGCGCTTCCAGGAGCTCATCGCGAAGACGCTCCGTGAGCGCGGGCTCCCCGCCGATCTCGCCGCCGTCGTCCTCATCGAGAGCGGCTTCTCCACCGACGCCGTGTCGAGCGCGGGGGCGGCGGGCCTCTGGCAGTTCATGCCCTCGACCGCGCGCGCCTACGGGCTCGCGATCGAGTCGACGATCGACGAGCGCGCCTCGATCTGGCGCTCCACCGAGGCCGCGGCCCACCACCTCTCCGATCTCTACGAGCGCTTCCGCTCCTGGGACCTCGCCCTCGCGGCTTACAACATCGGGTACGAAGGCCTCGAGCGCCGGCTCGACGAGGCCGACACCGACGACTTCTGGACGCTCGCCGACACGCCCGACGTGCTCCCGAAAGAGACCGCGGACTACGTCCCGAAGGTGCTCGCCGCGGCGCTCATCCTGCAGAACCTCGAGGAGCTCGGCTTCGGCGACATCGACCGGCTCGCGCCGATCGACGCCGGCGAGCTCGACGTCGCGGGCGGCACCGATCTCGCGACCGTCGCGCGCGCCGCGGGCACCAGCGTGCGCGTGCTGCGCGAGCTCAACCCCGAGCTCCTCTCGGACATCGTGCCCGATCGCGGCGAGCGCACGACGCTCCACGTCCCGCGCGCCGGCGTGTCCCGCGCGCGCGTGATGCTGCCGAAGCTCTCCGCCGATCCCGACGGCGCGCCGCGCGTCTCCGACGATTTCGATTGGGGTCGCGACGACGTGCGCTCGGGCCGCTCGCGCCTCGAGCGCACCTCCGCCATCACGCGCACGCGCACGAAGCGCCGCGTGAAGCGCCACTCCGTCGCGATCGAATCGGCGAGCACGGCGCGGGCGGAGCACACCGCGAAATCGAAGCCGCGCGACCGTGCGGCGGACGCGCCGGCGGAGGAGCGCACCGACACCCGCGACGCTCGCGACGCTCGTGACACCCGCGATGCTCGCGACACCCGCGATGCTCGCGACGCGGAGCACGAGACCCGCTCCGAGGCGGCTTCGCGCGAAGCACGGCCGACCGACGAACCGTCCGCCGAGGCGCGCACGCTCGACGAGCCGAGCGACCGCGCCCCGACGCAGCCGGAGCCGCCTCCCGCCGCCGTCGTGACGACCGAGCGCGTGTTTTACCGCGTCGTCCCGGGCGACTCGGTCGCGCAGATCGCGGCGACGGTGGGCCTCACCGTCGATCAGCTCCTCGCCCAGGCCCATGTCTCGACCGCCGATCAAATCAAGGTCGGCGCCCTCCTCGACCTCCGCGTCCCGAAGGACGGCGTGAGCGAGTCCCGCCGCCCGCTCGCACGCTGA
- a CDS encoding DUF4150 domain-containing protein — protein MPVVSQMKLVASVASVHTAMAPVDVCKTPAPPAPPIPIPYPNIALSSTMGPGYATKTFAMGTPIWTKKGKSALSNGDNPGVAGGIMSSKFMGMCEIVMASPDVTAEGGGVVRTLDMSDGNG, from the coding sequence ATGCCGGTCGTAAGCCAAATGAAGCTGGTCGCGAGCGTCGCCTCCGTGCACACCGCGATGGCGCCGGTCGACGTGTGCAAGACGCCCGCGCCGCCGGCGCCGCCGATCCCGATCCCGTACCCGAACATCGCGCTGTCTTCGACGATGGGCCCGGGTTACGCGACGAAGACGTTCGCGATGGGGACGCCGATCTGGACGAAGAAGGGCAAGAGCGCCCTCTCCAACGGCGACAACCCCGGCGTCGCGGGCGGGATCATGAGCAGCAAGTTCATGGGCATGTGCGAGATCGTCATGGCGAGCCCCGACGTCACGGCCGAAGGCGGCGGCGTCGTGCGCACGCTCGACATGAGCGACGGGAACGGCTGA
- the tssI gene encoding type VI secretion system tip protein VgrG — protein sequence MSLLELTIDGEAFTITAASGREEIGAHFRIRADAIGNGSPAKDLLGKPFVLTLSPTTSGGDLVVNGIVVGARAKWSESGQALELDLGPAHELLAHGQDSHVFLAKTSDAIVKDVIQRSGAAAAKWSIGTHGAREHTVQHRESDWAFIDRIAREDGIYWFYDHDPNAGTTLVFADDAAKAEAMSTSFLHRLAHGVLSNEAWVASLASRTTALTEVFRTRDYDPKKPKLAIEGEVADAGAKRAVYEWPAVAKTANEAKQRATQALQALRARAVVVTGRSDRLSIRCGKTMTIESSGSLPEAFTKLLCIAVEWSISTRTPCEVRFTAVPATTPFRLPLVPRAHEHLGVETAWVRGAPQEIDADASGDVFVQPPWDRSTKKDDTVTIRARSGQMQLGRSMTIPRIGWGMLVGHLDGDADRPWAMARLVDGTHPTPYKLPDNMTQTAWQTLTSPSDGTLSEMVFEDKNASEKVSFHAARDMNVEIGNDEARTVGNNHTLEVTKDRTETTGADEKLTVKVDQSTTVKGAETTTIEGSRSITVKGNEEASVSGKRAETVTADRTVDVGKNRKLTVSGTMAATAKKGFTREVLKKLTANATAGWTTKADGGLVTTTKGDSTETVAGARTSNGKTGVGLTVKGALKDTIAAAHAVTTKGSASESSTGKATLTVGAALTATAPEIEIVGKSEITIQCGASTITIKSSEVTVKAAMLTVAGPMLVLDGAQVKHNP from the coding sequence ATGTCCTTGCTCGAGCTCACGATCGACGGCGAAGCATTCACGATCACCGCCGCCTCCGGGCGCGAGGAGATCGGCGCCCACTTCCGCATCCGCGCCGACGCGATCGGGAACGGAAGCCCGGCCAAGGACTTGCTCGGCAAGCCCTTCGTGCTGACCCTCTCTCCGACGACGAGCGGCGGTGACCTCGTCGTGAACGGGATCGTCGTCGGTGCGCGCGCGAAGTGGTCCGAGTCCGGGCAGGCGCTCGAGCTCGATCTCGGTCCCGCCCACGAGCTCCTCGCGCACGGTCAGGACTCGCACGTGTTCCTCGCCAAGACGTCCGACGCCATCGTGAAGGACGTCATCCAGCGGTCCGGCGCCGCGGCGGCGAAGTGGTCGATCGGAACGCACGGCGCGCGCGAGCACACGGTGCAACATCGTGAGTCCGACTGGGCGTTCATCGACCGCATCGCGCGCGAGGACGGCATCTACTGGTTCTACGATCACGACCCGAACGCCGGCACGACGCTCGTGTTCGCCGACGACGCGGCGAAGGCGGAGGCGATGAGCACGTCGTTCCTCCATCGCCTCGCGCACGGCGTCCTCTCGAACGAGGCGTGGGTCGCCTCGCTCGCGTCGCGCACGACGGCGCTCACCGAGGTCTTCCGCACGCGCGACTACGATCCGAAGAAGCCGAAGCTCGCGATCGAGGGTGAGGTCGCCGACGCCGGGGCGAAGCGCGCGGTGTACGAGTGGCCGGCTGTCGCGAAGACGGCGAACGAAGCGAAGCAGCGCGCCACGCAGGCGCTGCAGGCGCTCCGGGCGCGCGCGGTGGTCGTGACCGGACGCTCCGACCGTCTCTCCATCCGCTGCGGAAAGACGATGACGATCGAGTCCTCCGGCTCGCTTCCGGAGGCGTTCACGAAGCTCCTCTGCATCGCGGTGGAGTGGTCGATCTCCACGCGCACGCCGTGCGAGGTGCGGTTCACCGCGGTCCCCGCCACGACGCCGTTCCGCCTCCCGCTCGTTCCGCGCGCGCACGAACACCTCGGCGTCGAGACGGCGTGGGTCCGGGGGGCGCCGCAGGAGATCGACGCCGACGCGAGTGGTGACGTCTTCGTGCAGCCGCCGTGGGATCGGAGCACCAAGAAGGACGATACGGTGACGATCCGCGCGCGGAGCGGGCAGATGCAGCTCGGTCGTTCGATGACGATCCCGCGCATCGGCTGGGGGATGCTCGTGGGGCATCTCGACGGCGACGCCGATCGCCCCTGGGCGATGGCGCGCCTCGTCGACGGCACCCATCCGACTCCATACAAGCTGCCGGACAACATGACGCAGACGGCGTGGCAGACGCTCACGAGCCCGAGCGACGGCACGCTCTCGGAGATGGTGTTCGAGGACAAGAACGCGTCCGAGAAGGTGTCGTTCCACGCCGCGCGCGACATGAACGTCGAGATCGGCAACGACGAGGCGCGGACGGTCGGCAACAATCACACCCTCGAGGTGACGAAGGACCGGACCGAGACGACCGGTGCAGACGAGAAGCTCACCGTGAAGGTCGATCAATCGACGACGGTGAAGGGCGCCGAGACGACGACGATCGAGGGGAGCCGATCCATCACCGTGAAGGGCAACGAGGAGGCCTCCGTCAGCGGGAAGCGCGCGGAGACCGTCACCGCGGACCGCACCGTCGACGTCGGCAAGAACCGCAAGCTCACCGTGAGCGGCACGATGGCGGCGACGGCGAAGAAGGGCTTCACGCGCGAGGTGCTCAAGAAGCTGACCGCCAACGCAACCGCGGGGTGGACGACGAAGGCCGACGGCGGTCTCGTCACGACGACCAAGGGCGATTCGACCGAGACCGTCGCCGGTGCGCGTACGTCGAACGGGAAGACCGGCGTCGGCCTGACGGTGAAGGGCGCGCTCAAGGACACGATCGCGGCCGCCCATGCGGTGACGACCAAGGGGAGCGCGTCGGAGTCGTCGACCGGGAAGGCGACGCTCACCGTGGGCGCCGCGCTCACCGCGACGGCGCCGGAGATCGAGATCGTCGGCAAGTCCGAGATCACGATTCAGTGCGGCGCGAGCACGATCACGATCAAGTCGAGCGAGGTCACGGTGAAGGCCGCCATGCTCACCGTCGCCGGCCCCATGCTCGTCCTCGACGGCGCCCAAGTGAAACACAACCCCTGA
- the tssI gene encoding type VI secretion system tip protein VgrG: MATLSCPDLAGGVLRVESATLIEEISTPTRAVVVVAPTDDSTLDPADPEALIGSAATLSIVIDQSTSRSFPLVVTAVDYLGLDHSTHDLVSLQLEHPLALLRLQRDRRPFLEKSVEDIAKVVTQTVDVTADWKATRGKTPRIATVQYDETDYDFFSRLLEEEGIFWFSPDDTSAPKLVVADAADAFSPVAGETVPFADEDVGRGIDELLVEHHVTSGAVALRDYDFEKPGVDLLSRTRVDEDAAGELFEYPGRFTTQSEGGAIAKIRAEEVASSKMILRGSSDRPHLRAAAWFTLTTARDRSLPTESGKYLLRRVEHTYDKGHYRNAFVASPFELPFRPARTAPRPVAAGTSSAVATGPSGQEIHTDKLGRTKLKYGFDRLGPDDDASSQWVRVLQPALAGSMMLARVGWELAVRHLDGDPDRPVVVARMYDGQHLAPEKLPDLQTKTSFDTFTSPRAEKINAITIDDKGGAMKMEVIAAKDLDATILHDESETIGANDTVTIGKDSTTLIGGNQTSTVEKDDTAKALKDAGVAVAGNRKKTVTKDETTTIEGGVSARIDGNDEESVGQDLTVAADAELLETAKGKYDLTVLASVTASAKKDYTIYVAGKSSETVGAAKTVASSDGPLSEAIGGDATFTVGGAWVETVDGNRVSSAKGEMARTVGAAATLTAAGKLQLAGKTVKVTVAGAGTFIGAGGIVSLTAASVGLVGVITLKGSGGVEIVGNPQIAM, encoded by the coding sequence ATGGCGACGCTCTCTTGTCCCGACCTCGCGGGGGGCGTGCTCCGGGTCGAATCTGCGACTCTCATCGAAGAGATCAGTACGCCGACGAGGGCGGTCGTGGTCGTCGCCCCGACGGACGACAGCACGCTCGACCCCGCCGATCCGGAGGCGCTGATCGGCTCCGCGGCGACGCTGTCGATCGTGATCGACCAGAGCACGAGCCGCAGCTTCCCGCTCGTCGTCACCGCCGTGGACTATCTCGGTCTCGACCACTCGACGCACGATCTCGTCTCGCTCCAGCTGGAGCATCCGCTCGCCCTCCTGCGCCTCCAGCGAGATCGGCGCCCGTTCCTCGAGAAATCCGTCGAAGACATCGCGAAGGTCGTCACCCAAACGGTGGACGTCACGGCCGACTGGAAGGCGACGCGCGGCAAGACCCCTCGCATCGCGACCGTCCAGTACGACGAGACCGACTACGACTTCTTCTCGCGGCTCCTCGAGGAGGAGGGCATCTTCTGGTTTTCGCCCGACGACACGTCGGCGCCGAAGCTGGTCGTCGCCGACGCGGCGGACGCCTTCTCCCCGGTCGCGGGGGAGACGGTTCCCTTCGCGGACGAGGACGTCGGCCGCGGCATCGACGAGCTCCTCGTGGAGCACCACGTCACGAGCGGCGCGGTGGCGCTCCGCGACTACGACTTCGAGAAGCCCGGGGTCGATCTCCTCTCCCGCACCCGCGTGGACGAGGACGCGGCGGGCGAGCTCTTCGAGTATCCCGGCCGCTTCACGACGCAGAGCGAGGGCGGCGCGATCGCGAAGATCCGCGCGGAGGAAGTCGCGAGCTCGAAGATGATCCTGCGCGGGTCGTCCGACCGGCCGCATCTCCGCGCCGCGGCGTGGTTCACGCTCACCACCGCCCGCGACCGCTCGCTCCCGACCGAGAGCGGGAAGTACCTCCTCCGCCGGGTCGAGCACACGTACGACAAGGGCCATTACCGGAACGCGTTCGTCGCGTCACCGTTCGAGCTGCCCTTTCGACCCGCGCGCACGGCGCCGCGCCCCGTCGCCGCCGGCACGTCCTCCGCGGTCGCGACGGGTCCGAGCGGACAGGAGATCCACACCGACAAGCTCGGACGGACGAAGCTGAAGTACGGCTTCGACCGCCTCGGGCCCGACGACGACGCGTCGTCCCAGTGGGTCCGCGTGCTCCAGCCCGCGCTCGCCGGATCGATGATGCTCGCCCGCGTCGGCTGGGAGCTGGCCGTGCGCCATCTGGACGGCGACCCCGATCGCCCCGTCGTCGTCGCGCGCATGTACGACGGCCAGCATCTCGCGCCGGAGAAGCTGCCGGACCTCCAGACGAAGACGTCGTTCGACACGTTCACGAGCCCTCGCGCCGAGAAGATCAACGCCATCACGATCGACGACAAGGGCGGCGCGATGAAGATGGAGGTCATCGCGGCGAAGGACCTCGACGCGACGATCCTCCACGACGAGAGCGAGACGATCGGAGCGAACGACACCGTGACGATCGGCAAGGACTCCACGACCCTCATCGGTGGAAACCAGACCTCCACCGTCGAGAAGGACGACACCGCGAAAGCCTTGAAGGACGCGGGCGTCGCCGTCGCGGGCAACCGGAAGAAGACGGTCACGAAGGACGAGACGACGACGATCGAGGGCGGGGTCTCCGCGCGCATCGACGGCAACGACGAGGAGAGCGTCGGGCAGGACCTCACCGTCGCCGCCGATGCGGAGCTCCTCGAGACCGCGAAGGGCAAATACGATCTGACCGTGCTCGCGTCGGTGACGGCGTCGGCGAAGAAGGACTACACGATCTACGTCGCGGGCAAGTCGAGCGAGACGGTCGGCGCCGCGAAGACCGTCGCGTCGTCCGACGGGCCGCTGAGCGAAGCGATCGGCGGTGACGCCACCTTCACCGTCGGCGGCGCCTGGGTGGAGACGGTGGACGGTAACCGCGTCTCGAGCGCCAAGGGGGAGATGGCGCGCACCGTCGGCGCCGCCGCCACGCTCACCGCGGCGGGCAAGCTGCAGCTCGCCGGAAAAACGGTGAAGGTCACGGTGGCGGGGGCGGGCACGTTCATCGGCGCCGGCGGCATCGTCAGCCTCACGGCGGCCTCCGTCGGGCTCGTCGGGGTCATCACCTTGAAGGGCTCGGGCGGCGTCGAAATCGTCGGCAACCCGCAGATCGCGATGTGA